The following are encoded together in the Bradyrhizobium sp. CCGUVB1N3 genome:
- a CDS encoding recombinase family protein, with protein sequence MTKITTDHLARSAVVYVRQSSVDQVVHNLESQRRQYGLEARARALGWSDVEVIDDDLGKSGGGVARRGFERLLALICEGRVGAVFSIEASRLARNGRDWHTLLEFCGLVGTLIIDEDGVYDSRSINDRLLLGMKGTMSELELSVIRQRSVEAVKQKARRGEHFTTVAVGYVKTKDDRIEKNPDVRVREALDLVFRKFVELQSIRQVLLWLLQEKIALPFAVGGSNDPKIEWRTPRYTTLNHMLTNPVYAGAYVFGRRGVRMTIENGRKKVKRNPQRDWKAWDVLLRDHHEGYISWDEFIRNQRLIADNANGKSYLGRGAVRRGEALLPGLLRCARCGRRLYVQYSGRGGDTLRYVCRGDFTQAAVAACLGFGGMRLDRMVAREVLERLQPLGVEAALNAMKTQDAEHSENLLQLQRSLEQAQYEANRAYRQYDAVDPDNRHVAGGLERRWNERIQAVRTIEREIEGLTSSPSPGLSAGDREALLKLGDDLNRAWQRPGVTSEIKKKILRTVLSEIIVDVDQDNQHLDLIIHWQGGDHTRLKVKKNRVGVTRWTTDTEVVDLVRMLARQMPDYSIAALLNRSGKTTPHGASWTRTSVCSLRRTREIARYREGERQERGELSLIEAAEMLDVSPSTIRRMITEGRLPAQHLCKGSTWIIKQSDLTRPDVSQDASRRRSRRGRPPCDANQKCLQF encoded by the coding sequence ATGACGAAGATCACCACTGATCACCTGGCGCGCAGCGCCGTGGTCTACGTTCGACAGTCCTCGGTCGACCAGGTTGTCCACAACCTGGAGAGCCAACGCAGGCAATACGGCCTTGAGGCTCGCGCTCGTGCACTCGGCTGGAGCGATGTCGAGGTTATTGATGATGATCTCGGCAAGTCCGGCGGCGGCGTTGCAAGACGTGGATTTGAGCGGCTGTTGGCGTTAATCTGCGAGGGGCGCGTCGGTGCGGTGTTTTCAATCGAGGCTTCCCGCCTCGCTCGAAACGGTCGAGACTGGCACACGTTGTTGGAATTTTGCGGCTTGGTCGGCACGCTCATTATCGACGAAGATGGCGTCTATGATTCTCGGTCGATTAACGATCGATTGCTCTTGGGGATGAAGGGTACGATGAGCGAGCTGGAGCTCAGCGTCATTCGACAGCGATCAGTCGAAGCCGTCAAACAAAAGGCCCGGCGCGGCGAGCACTTCACGACGGTCGCGGTCGGGTATGTGAAGACGAAGGATGATCGAATCGAGAAAAACCCGGACGTACGTGTCCGCGAGGCGCTGGATCTCGTCTTCAGGAAGTTTGTGGAGCTCCAATCGATCCGGCAGGTCTTGCTCTGGTTGCTCCAGGAGAAGATCGCGCTACCCTTCGCCGTTGGAGGTTCGAACGATCCGAAAATCGAATGGCGTACACCACGCTACACAACGTTGAATCACATGCTCACCAACCCTGTGTATGCCGGTGCCTACGTGTTCGGACGACGGGGTGTCCGGATGACGATCGAGAACGGTCGGAAGAAGGTAAAGCGAAATCCCCAACGAGATTGGAAAGCCTGGGACGTGCTGCTCCGCGACCATCACGAGGGCTACATCTCCTGGGATGAGTTTATTCGAAACCAGCGTCTCATTGCAGACAATGCCAACGGCAAGAGCTATCTGGGTCGGGGCGCCGTCCGACGCGGCGAGGCACTTCTCCCTGGGCTTTTGCGCTGCGCGCGATGTGGTCGGCGGTTATACGTTCAGTACTCAGGTCGAGGCGGCGACACGCTGAGATATGTCTGCCGCGGAGATTTCACCCAGGCAGCCGTCGCAGCTTGTCTTGGCTTCGGTGGAATGCGCCTCGATCGGATGGTGGCGCGAGAGGTGCTGGAGCGGCTTCAACCACTTGGCGTTGAGGCTGCGCTGAATGCAATGAAAACTCAGGACGCGGAACATTCGGAAAACTTGCTTCAGCTCCAAAGGTCTCTTGAACAGGCGCAGTACGAAGCAAACCGAGCGTATCGCCAATATGACGCGGTCGACCCCGACAATCGTCACGTCGCTGGTGGACTCGAGCGTCGCTGGAACGAGCGCATCCAAGCTGTGCGTACAATTGAGCGAGAAATCGAGGGTTTGACCAGTTCGCCTTCTCCTGGACTTAGCGCCGGCGATCGCGAAGCGCTGCTTAAGCTCGGGGACGATCTGAATAGAGCTTGGCAACGCCCCGGTGTTACGTCGGAGATCAAGAAGAAGATCCTGCGTACAGTGCTGTCGGAAATCATCGTTGACGTGGATCAGGACAATCAGCATCTGGACCTCATCATCCATTGGCAAGGTGGCGATCACACCCGCTTGAAAGTTAAGAAGAACCGTGTCGGCGTGACGCGTTGGACGACCGACACCGAGGTAGTGGATCTTGTGCGCATGCTCGCACGTCAAATGCCTGACTACTCGATCGCCGCCTTGCTTAATCGCTCCGGAAAAACAACCCCGCACGGGGCATCCTGGACGAGAACCAGCGTATGTTCGTTGCGCAGAACCCGCGAGATCGCTCGTTATCGTGAGGGGGAACGCCAGGAGCGAGGTGAGCTCTCGTTAATCGAAGCAGCGGAGATGCTCGACGTCAGTCCATCAACCATACGTCGCATGATCACTGAGGGACGATTGCCCGCGCAGCATTTATGCAAGGGCTCGACATGGATCATCAAACAATCTGATCTCACGCGACCAGACGTAAGCCAGGATGCCTCTCGCAGGCGATCGCGCCGCGGTCGGCCGCCTTGCGACGCCAACCAGAAATGCCTTCAATTCTAA
- a CDS encoding IS110 family transposase: MDEISIIGLDLAKNVFQIHGARPDGSVVLRKKLNRGRLLEFFASLPICVVAMEACASAHYWGREIGKFGHDVRLINPSYVKPFLKRQKNDAADAEAIAEAASRSTMRFVGVKSAEKQASSMAFKVRDLLIRQRTQTVNALRGHLMEYGLIVPQGIRHIPRLKELMATYPDLPDLARGLCQDLLKHVESLSEQIAELEKGLRARARQDDVASRLMTIPGIGAICATAMEALAPSAETFSKGRDFAAWIGLTPKQNSSGGKDRLGQISRMGQRDLRRLLVLGATAVVRWARRYGAPAGSWLARMVSKKPPKLIAVALANKLARIAWALMARGGVYQAPASVTA, from the coding sequence GTGGACGAGATTAGCATCATTGGTTTGGATTTGGCAAAAAACGTATTTCAGATCCACGGCGCAAGGCCAGACGGGAGCGTCGTTCTGCGCAAGAAGCTCAATCGCGGCAGATTGCTCGAGTTTTTTGCCAGCTTGCCGATCTGTGTGGTCGCGATGGAGGCCTGCGCAAGTGCCCATTACTGGGGACGAGAGATCGGCAAATTTGGTCACGATGTCCGGCTGATCAACCCCTCCTACGTGAAGCCCTTCCTCAAGCGCCAGAAGAACGATGCTGCAGATGCGGAAGCGATCGCCGAAGCCGCGTCTCGATCAACGATGCGCTTCGTCGGTGTCAAGAGCGCCGAGAAGCAGGCTTCTTCCATGGCATTCAAGGTTCGCGACCTGTTGATCCGGCAGCGCACGCAGACCGTCAATGCGCTGCGCGGACATCTTATGGAATACGGCTTGATCGTCCCTCAGGGCATCAGACACATCCCCCGTTTGAAAGAGCTGATGGCAACCTATCCAGACCTGCCCGATCTCGCCCGGGGTCTTTGCCAGGATCTCCTGAAGCATGTTGAATCCCTGTCGGAGCAGATCGCAGAGCTGGAGAAGGGACTACGGGCTCGTGCCAGACAGGACGATGTCGCCTCACGCTTGATGACTATTCCGGGGATCGGCGCAATCTGCGCCACAGCGATGGAGGCCTTGGCACCCTCGGCGGAGACTTTTTCCAAGGGCCGTGATTTTGCGGCCTGGATTGGTCTCACGCCCAAACAGAATTCATCCGGAGGTAAGGACAGGCTCGGCCAAATCTCCAGGATGGGCCAACGAGATCTCCGACGCCTGCTTGTTCTTGGTGCAACCGCCGTGGTGCGATGGGCAAGACGATATGGAGCGCCAGCCGGATCCTGGCTGGCGAGAATGGTTTCGAAGAAGCCCCCAAAGCTGATCGCAGTCGCTTTGGCAAACAAATTAGCGCGTATCGCTTGGGCCTTGATGGCCCGCGGTGGCGTTTATCAAGCTCCGGCGTCTGTCACTGCATAA
- a CDS encoding AAA family ATPase, which translates to MPKLNPFRPGSVISPGTFVGRIEEIEVVEQSLLQTRNGNPQHFIIEGERGIGKSSLCLWVDYLARGDFTYDGKNRLSFVVVNTELHAAMGYDDIVDAILAELKRQIANRQPLLENCKKAWDFLSRFQISGVRYDRPQPLATNNRRLDELTDVLVDLIEESLGAVEGVLILIDESDRPPSDAHLGQFCKLLTERLSRRRCERVCIGLSGLPDLMQKLKDSHESSLRIFNILELKPLEFAERMMVIDRGIDQANTNSDTPIEIDDDAKRLIANLSEGYPHFLQEFAHCSFATDTDDKITCVDAPVNASKISLRYRHVVGC; encoded by the coding sequence ATGCCAAAATTAAATCCGTTTCGACCTGGCAGCGTCATTTCGCCTGGAACGTTCGTAGGACGCATCGAAGAGATCGAGGTTGTTGAGCAGTCCCTATTGCAGACAAGGAACGGAAATCCTCAGCATTTTATCATTGAGGGGGAGCGAGGGATCGGCAAGTCGTCCTTGTGCTTATGGGTAGACTACTTGGCACGGGGGGATTTTACCTATGATGGCAAGAATAGGCTGAGCTTCGTGGTAGTAAATACGGAGCTTCATGCCGCCATGGGATACGACGATATCGTCGATGCCATTCTCGCCGAACTAAAGCGGCAAATTGCAAACAGACAACCACTCCTCGAAAACTGTAAGAAAGCTTGGGACTTTCTAAGCCGGTTTCAGATCTCGGGCGTGAGATACGATCGCCCCCAACCTCTTGCAACAAATAACAGGAGGCTCGATGAACTCACCGATGTTCTTGTGGACTTGATTGAAGAATCGCTCGGAGCGGTTGAGGGGGTACTGATCTTGATCGATGAGTCGGACCGACCGCCGAGTGATGCTCACCTAGGACAGTTCTGCAAGCTGTTGACAGAGCGCTTGTCGCGCCGGCGATGCGAGCGAGTGTGCATCGGCCTTAGTGGCTTACCTGACCTTATGCAGAAATTGAAAGACTCCCATGAATCGAGTCTGCGGATCTTCAACATCCTGGAGCTAAAACCGCTCGAATTTGCCGAGCGAATGATGGTCATTGATCGTGGCATCGACCAAGCAAACACGAATAGCGATACGCCGATCGAAATAGATGACGATGCCAAGCGGCTAATTGCCAACTTGTCAGAGGGCTACCCGCATTTCCTGCAGGAATTTGCACACTGCTCCTTTGCCACAGATACTGACGACAAAATCACGTGTGTGGACGCCCCAGTAAATGCAAGCAAAATCTCACTTCGGTACAGGCATGTGGTCGGGTGCTGA
- a CDS encoding YfbU family protein has protein sequence MTDGEKLIVLMLADISKRLGGQPDIDPDFVEQTIYANQLWGFDWQFTGIPFERSDETPRVVEETVDILEMFSLAMFHFQELPELEQVRTELGYSAHDLDKFPGFDGNNDAHYGVAAYLVKHLRRFKDLPGATNNSHTQTSLPRYRKMLSVYLPMRDRLGSGRLTSKQIIEIFSA, from the coding sequence ATGACAGATGGTGAGAAACTGATCGTTCTGATGTTGGCCGACATCTCGAAGCGCTTGGGAGGCCAACCGGACATTGATCCCGATTTCGTTGAGCAGACGATCTACGCCAACCAGCTATGGGGTTTCGACTGGCAATTCACCGGGATACCGTTCGAGCGATCGGATGAAACGCCGCGAGTGGTCGAGGAAACGGTCGACATCCTCGAGATGTTCAGCCTGGCCATGTTTCACTTTCAGGAACTGCCAGAGCTAGAGCAGGTCCGGACCGAATTGGGATATTCCGCACATGACCTCGACAAGTTTCCCGGGTTCGATGGCAATAACGACGCTCATTATGGTGTCGCTGCTTACTTGGTCAAGCATTTGAGGCGTTTCAAAGATCTTCCTGGAGCCACGAACAACTCGCACACGCAAACATCTCTCCCGCGATATCGAAAGATGCTGAGCGTCTATTTGCCGATGCGCGATCGGCTAGGTAGCGGCCGGTTAACTTCCAAGCAGATCATCGAGATTTTTTCGGCCTGA
- a CDS encoding NEL-type E3 ubiquitin ligase domain-containing protein has protein sequence MTRARISAAGDPTNREARASRETAQDQVLEGWAADDGQGEQENRQEAVRRTRAWLDAAAAHAPLDLSFLSLTALPAAFPAGLLRLDVQDNQLTTLPDNLPATLLELNASFNRLTNLPARLPAGLEFLGASNNQLTSLPETLLTRLGPECVADLTGNPLSERVRTNLAAACDVPGYAGPYLFFSRGEGSEQAPPRPLPEVVADWLEGEPQVVAAWQTVTDEPSAQQYAFFLDRLRHTVNYGNPEFRQAVAEDLRQAAIRPRLREQYFELAFGASETCEDRITLTWNGMQSARLNADVEDGAYDERLNELIEQARVLFRLDQLEKIARQKVSSLRFVDEIEVYLAYQIKLRERLKLRHIAPDMRFFTVSYVTEDDLIAAETRVRDEEAAGFADYLVTSQPLETVVSRIAPEAYAAMQERLADAMGEEFETRMQQRLADLHLTDAAPELIAEAAQGLGPDLLKEITREIKGALMRKVLGDRGLEL, from the coding sequence TTGACCAGGGCGCGCATCTCTGCCGCTGGCGATCCGACGAACCGCGAGGCTCGGGCTTCTCGCGAAACGGCGCAGGACCAGGTTCTGGAGGGCTGGGCTGCCGACGACGGACAGGGTGAACAGGAGAATCGGCAAGAGGCCGTAAGACGAACGAGAGCCTGGCTTGATGCCGCCGCGGCCCATGCGCCGCTGGACCTTTCGTTCCTATCCCTGACAGCCTTGCCCGCCGCCTTCCCGGCCGGGCTCTTGCGCCTCGACGTCCAGGACAATCAGCTGACTACTTTGCCCGATAACCTTCCGGCCACGCTTCTGGAGCTCAACGCTAGCTTCAACCGGCTGACCAATCTGCCGGCCCGCCTCCCGGCCGGGCTCGAATTTCTCGGCGCGAGCAACAACCAGCTGACCAGCCTGCCCGAGACGCTGCTGACGCGGCTCGGCCCTGAGTGCGTCGCTGATCTGACGGGTAACCCGCTATCCGAGCGGGTACGGACCAATCTGGCGGCAGCCTGCGACGTCCCGGGCTATGCCGGCCCATACCTCTTCTTCTCGCGAGGCGAAGGATCGGAGCAAGCGCCGCCGCGGCCTCTGCCCGAGGTCGTCGCGGACTGGCTGGAGGGCGAGCCGCAGGTGGTGGCCGCCTGGCAGACCGTCACTGATGAACCGAGCGCCCAGCAGTATGCCTTCTTCCTCGACAGGCTGCGGCACACCGTGAACTATGGCAACCCCGAGTTCCGGCAGGCGGTGGCCGAGGATTTGCGGCAGGCGGCAATCAGGCCGCGGTTGCGCGAGCAGTACTTCGAACTGGCCTTCGGGGCGAGCGAGACCTGCGAGGATCGCATCACTTTGACCTGGAACGGCATGCAGTCCGCACGTCTAAACGCCGATGTCGAGGACGGGGCCTATGACGAGCGGCTCAACGAGCTCATCGAGCAAGCCCGCGTGCTGTTCCGCTTGGACCAGCTCGAGAAGATCGCCCGGCAGAAAGTCAGCTCGCTCCGCTTTGTCGACGAGATCGAGGTCTATCTCGCCTATCAGATCAAGCTGCGCGAGCGGCTCAAGCTGCGGCATATCGCTCCGGACATGCGCTTCTTCACCGTCTCCTACGTCACCGAGGACGACCTCATTGCGGCCGAGACGCGCGTGCGAGACGAAGAGGCGGCAGGATTCGCCGACTATCTGGTAACCTCGCAACCCTTGGAAACCGTGGTGAGCCGCATTGCACCCGAGGCTTATGCAGCGATGCAGGAACGGCTCGCCGATGCGATGGGCGAGGAGTTCGAGACGCGCATGCAGCAACGGCTCGCCGATCTTCACCTGACCGATGCCGCGCCGGAGCTCATAGCCGAAGCCGCGCAGGGGCTCGGACCCGATCTCCTCAAAGAAATCACCCGCGAGATCAAGGGCGCGTTGATGCGCAAGGTGCTCGGGGACCGCGGTCTCGAGTTATGA